A genomic stretch from Desulfatitalea tepidiphila includes:
- the recD2 gene encoding SF1B family DNA helicase RecD2 — protein MPTPPAAHLEGQIERVTFRNPDNHYMIARFRPSDHGNLVTILGHLPEPRPGETLRLTGTWRHHPRYGEQFNVSQFEVLLPSGIEEIRRYLSSGLIQGIGPKTAERLLNHFQADTLTVIENDPDRLAEVRGIGPETARRIGEAWRAHHHVRTLMAFLQTHGVRPAYGARIYKTYGQEALSILQSEPYRLAADLPRIGFYIADAIVRGSDLTVDEAERARACLNFLIEEAAEEGHMFVPRQALVERCCTAFDLDFHTVASALTEMAADERLVVCTDAPDEPVYLAPLYDAEVQIARRILARRDIPVSPPPVNADQIMETVVRRMAIQLSDTQLSVLQSVMNQPAVIITGGPGTGKTTLIRAIAAVFEAVGRDYLLAAPTGRAARRMAEVTGRPAATLHKLLGFNLSEGGFERDQDDPLDTQALIVDEASMVDALLMGHLLKALPLQARIILVGDVFQLPSVGPGTVLADLIQAHAAATYELKSVFRQSAESPIVAGAHQVRLGCIPRWDPAASEATLQPFTFIERGTPEETARTIVDLCARHIPSQTGLDGVRQVQVLTPMHKGVAGTLHLNQVLQAALNPGAAQGQPMGGRFYLRDKVMHLRNNYQKEVFNGEIGTICRIDAEARRLTVEYDGREVDYDETDLDELSLAYAISVHKSQGSEYPAIVVPLVTQHYVMLQRNLLYTALTRARQMVVLVGSPKAVRVAVEADQPRRRQSLLSWRLGAVENSIGF, from the coding sequence ATGCCAACCCCACCCGCCGCCCATCTGGAAGGCCAGATCGAGCGCGTCACCTTCCGCAATCCCGACAACCATTACATGATCGCCCGGTTTCGTCCTTCGGACCATGGCAACCTGGTGACCATCCTGGGCCATCTGCCCGAGCCCAGGCCGGGCGAAACCCTGCGACTCACCGGTACCTGGCGTCACCACCCGCGTTACGGTGAGCAATTCAACGTGTCACAATTCGAGGTGCTGTTGCCTTCGGGGATCGAGGAGATACGGCGCTACCTCTCGTCCGGGTTGATCCAGGGCATCGGTCCCAAGACCGCGGAGCGTCTGCTGAACCACTTCCAGGCCGATACGTTGACCGTCATCGAAAACGATCCCGACCGACTGGCAGAGGTGCGCGGCATCGGACCGGAGACCGCCCGCCGCATCGGCGAGGCCTGGCGCGCCCACCATCATGTGCGGACGTTGATGGCATTTTTACAAACCCACGGCGTCAGGCCGGCCTACGGCGCCCGCATCTACAAGACCTACGGCCAGGAGGCGCTCTCCATCCTGCAATCCGAACCTTACCGGTTGGCCGCCGATTTGCCGCGCATCGGGTTTTACATCGCCGATGCCATCGTGCGCGGTTCCGATCTGACTGTGGACGAAGCCGAGCGGGCCAGGGCCTGTCTCAATTTTCTCATCGAGGAGGCGGCCGAAGAGGGCCACATGTTCGTCCCTCGCCAGGCGTTGGTCGAACGGTGCTGTACCGCTTTCGACCTCGATTTTCACACCGTGGCGTCCGCCTTGACCGAGATGGCGGCCGACGAGCGCCTCGTGGTCTGCACCGACGCGCCGGATGAACCGGTGTACCTGGCCCCGCTTTATGACGCCGAGGTACAGATCGCCCGCCGGATCCTGGCCAGGCGCGACATACCGGTGTCCCCGCCGCCTGTGAATGCCGACCAGATCATGGAGACCGTCGTCAGACGGATGGCCATCCAGTTGTCCGACACCCAGTTGTCCGTGCTGCAAAGCGTCATGAACCAGCCCGCGGTCATCATCACCGGTGGTCCGGGAACCGGTAAAACCACGTTGATACGCGCCATCGCTGCGGTTTTCGAAGCCGTGGGCCGGGACTATCTCCTGGCCGCGCCCACCGGTCGGGCGGCGCGCCGCATGGCCGAGGTGACGGGACGGCCTGCCGCCACCCTGCATAAGCTCCTTGGTTTCAATTTGAGCGAGGGGGGATTCGAGCGCGACCAGGACGATCCCCTCGACACCCAGGCCCTGATCGTCGATGAGGCCTCCATGGTGGACGCCCTTCTGATGGGGCACCTGCTCAAAGCGTTGCCCCTGCAGGCCCGTATCATCCTCGTGGGGGATGTGTTCCAGCTGCCTTCGGTCGGGCCGGGAACGGTCCTGGCCGACCTGATCCAGGCCCATGCGGCCGCCACTTATGAGTTGAAAAGCGTGTTCCGGCAGTCCGCGGAAAGTCCGATCGTCGCCGGCGCCCACCAGGTGCGCCTGGGCTGCATTCCCCGATGGGACCCGGCGGCCTCGGAAGCCACCCTCCAACCCTTTACCTTTATCGAAAGAGGCACGCCCGAGGAGACCGCCCGCACCATCGTCGATTTGTGCGCCCGCCATATTCCGTCACAAACCGGATTGGACGGCGTGCGCCAGGTGCAGGTATTGACCCCCATGCACAAGGGCGTGGCGGGCACCTTGCATTTGAATCAGGTGCTCCAGGCGGCGCTCAATCCGGGTGCGGCCCAAGGGCAACCCATGGGCGGCCGTTTTTACCTGCGCGACAAGGTGATGCATCTGCGCAACAACTATCAGAAGGAGGTATTCAACGGCGAGATCGGCACCATTTGCCGGATCGATGCGGAGGCGCGGCGCTTGACTGTCGAATATGACGGCCGCGAGGTGGATTATGATGAGACCGATCTGGATGAGCTCTCCCTGGCCTATGCCATCTCCGTGCACAAATCCCAAGGCTCGGAATATCCGGCCATCGTGGTGCCGCTGGTGACCCAGCATTATGTCATGCTGCAGCGCAATCTGCTCTATACCGCCCTGACCCGGGCGCGGCAGATGGTGGTGCTGGTCGGGTCGCCCAAGGCCGTGCGGGTTGCCGTCGAAGCCGACCAGCCGCGCAGACGGCAGAGTCTTCTGTCATGGCGGCTGGGCGCTGTGGAGAATTCAATCGGATTCTGA
- the gmhB gene encoding D-glycero-beta-D-manno-heptose 1,7-bisphosphate 7-phosphatase: MAIAAQLKKVIFLDRDGVINRDSPDYIKTWDEFQFLPGSLEALRLLSQAGFRLIVITNQSIIGRGMVPLRVLEETHRKLKAAVSATGGDILDIFYCPHRPDEACDCRKPAPGLIQQACRRYGIDPVDSVMIGDSVKDMLCGCNAGCGTTILVRTGNGLRAEKELAELHIRPDMVAADLLDAARYLLGRAVSPDGRR; encoded by the coding sequence TTGGCGATCGCCGCACAGCTCAAAAAGGTGATTTTCCTGGACCGCGACGGCGTGATCAACCGTGATTCGCCCGACTACATCAAAACCTGGGACGAGTTCCAATTCCTGCCGGGCAGCCTCGAGGCCTTGCGCCTGTTGAGCCAAGCCGGTTTCCGTCTGATCGTCATCACCAACCAGTCGATCATCGGTCGGGGCATGGTTCCCCTAAGGGTGCTCGAGGAGACCCATCGGAAGCTGAAAGCCGCCGTGTCCGCCACGGGCGGCGACATTCTCGATATTTTCTATTGTCCCCACCGGCCCGATGAAGCCTGCGATTGCCGCAAACCCGCGCCCGGTTTGATTCAACAGGCCTGCCGGCGATACGGCATCGACCCGGTCGACAGCGTCATGATCGGCGACAGCGTCAAGGATATGCTTTGCGGTTGCAATGCCGGCTGCGGCACCACCATTCTGGTGCGCACCGGCAACGGCCTCCGGGCAGAAAAGGAGCTGGCCGAGCTGCATATCCGTCCAGACATGGTGGCGGCCGATCTCCTGGATGCGGCCCGATACCTTCTTGGCCGCGCCGTTTCACCGGACGGTCGGCGATGA
- a CDS encoding septal ring lytic transglycosylase RlpA family protein, translating to MQLRRAVLILALIVPLGLQACSTLPSPSQRRPTEVPGQPKPYRVYGEWYQPLSHARGFEQEGVASWYGHEFHGRKTSNGEIYDMHAMTAAHKTLPLGTFVRVHNLNNNRTLDVRINDRGPFVRGRIIDLSYAAASELGVVGPGTAPVKIVALGAPVESSASGQATAYRPMDYYSGNFTFQVGAFAERTNAERLVQRLDQIYKNAHMVPYDDGVRTFYRVRVGLSTELAEAEQYEQLLRQNGYPETFIVAE from the coding sequence ATGCAATTGCGACGTGCCGTTTTAATCCTGGCGTTGATAGTGCCTCTGGGGCTGCAGGCGTGTTCCACTTTGCCGTCGCCGTCCCAGAGACGTCCGACGGAGGTGCCCGGCCAGCCCAAGCCTTATCGGGTCTACGGGGAATGGTACCAGCCGCTTTCCCATGCCCGCGGATTCGAGCAGGAGGGGGTGGCCTCCTGGTACGGCCACGAGTTTCATGGCCGCAAGACATCCAACGGCGAGATCTACGACATGCACGCCATGACGGCGGCGCACAAGACCCTTCCCCTGGGCACCTTCGTTCGCGTGCACAACCTGAACAACAATCGCACCCTGGATGTGCGCATCAACGACCGGGGGCCGTTCGTGCGCGGGCGCATCATCGATCTCTCCTATGCGGCCGCGAGCGAGCTCGGGGTGGTGGGGCCGGGAACCGCGCCGGTCAAGATCGTGGCTCTGGGCGCGCCGGTCGAATCATCGGCTTCGGGGCAAGCCACCGCCTATCGGCCCATGGACTACTATTCCGGCAATTTCACCTTTCAGGTGGGGGCATTTGCTGAGCGGACCAACGCCGAACGGCTGGTTCAGCGGCTGGACCAGATTTACAAAAACGCCCACATGGTGCCCTATGACGATGGCGTGCGCACCTTCTACCGGGTCCGGGTGGGCCTGAGCACCGAACTGGCCGAGGCCGAGCAATACGAACAGCTGTTGCGGCAAAACGGATACCCCGAAACCTTTATCGTCGCGGAATAG
- the lon gene encoding endopeptidase La, with product MADNKPPVDYSADNLPTTLPILPLYDAALFPKMVLPLVVMQGESIKLVDEAMSRDRIIGLVVSAKKENARPDSEEDLAGIGCSALILKMAKTEDNRAQMLVQGLSRFRIKSYIKEKVYLQAEVEHFDDIEHQDDESQALMANVVKQFARIVELSPGLPAEIAQMANTIKEPGTLADMIASTINATADEKQRVLELQDATRRLKLVTKLVNHQLNILELGNKIQSQVKGDMDKRQREYYLRQQLKAIKEELGETEETGVEIEEYRTKIHERGLPEVAVKEAERELDRLAKMHPSSAEYTVSSTYLDWLTELPWNTSTVDNLDIKKARKVLDDDHYGLEKPKRRIIEYLAVRKLKPDSKGPILCFAGPPGTGKTSLGASIARALGRKFHRISLGGVRDEAEIRGHRRTYVGALPGRIIQGLRRVGSNNPIFMLDEIDKVGSDFRGDPSSALLEVLDPEQNFSFSDHYLDVPFDLSKVMFICTANVLDTIPSALRDRMEVIQLVGYTEDEKINIAQRYLVPRQRKENGLKANQITFAVGAIRNIISGYTREAGLRNLEREIGTVCRGVATKVAEDSIKKASIKASDLAEYLGPVKFTSEVKARMSTPGVAMGLAWTPVGGDLLFIEATAMKGKKGLTLTGQLGDVMKESATAALSFIRSRAKELKIDDDFFDSHDIHIHVPAGAIPKDGPSAGVTMLTALVSLLTNRKIRKDLAMTGEITLRGQVLQVGGIKEKVLAAHRAGIKTIIMCKENEKDLIDIPEKVKNDITFHFVSKMMDVLKIALEE from the coding sequence ATGGCCGACAATAAGCCACCCGTTGATTATAGCGCAGATAACCTACCTACAACTTTGCCCATATTGCCACTTTACGATGCCGCCTTGTTTCCAAAGATGGTATTGCCGCTGGTGGTGATGCAGGGGGAATCGATCAAATTGGTGGATGAGGCCATGTCGCGCGACCGGATCATCGGATTGGTCGTCTCCGCCAAGAAGGAAAATGCCCGTCCCGATAGCGAGGAGGACCTGGCCGGGATCGGATGCAGTGCCTTGATTCTGAAAATGGCCAAGACCGAAGACAACCGCGCCCAGATGCTGGTGCAGGGTCTGAGCCGTTTCCGGATCAAATCCTATATCAAAGAAAAGGTCTATCTGCAGGCCGAGGTGGAGCACTTCGACGACATCGAGCACCAGGACGATGAATCCCAGGCGCTCATGGCCAACGTGGTGAAACAGTTCGCCCGCATCGTGGAGCTCTCGCCGGGTCTGCCGGCCGAAATCGCCCAGATGGCCAACACCATCAAAGAGCCGGGCACATTGGCCGACATGATCGCCTCGACCATCAATGCCACCGCCGACGAAAAACAGCGGGTTTTAGAACTGCAGGACGCCACCCGGCGTCTCAAGCTGGTGACCAAGCTGGTCAATCACCAGCTGAACATTCTGGAATTGGGAAACAAGATCCAGTCCCAGGTCAAGGGCGACATGGACAAGCGCCAGCGCGAATATTACCTGCGCCAGCAACTCAAGGCCATCAAGGAAGAGCTGGGGGAAACCGAAGAGACTGGCGTGGAGATCGAGGAATACCGCACCAAGATTCACGAACGCGGCCTGCCGGAGGTCGCCGTCAAAGAGGCGGAACGTGAACTGGACCGTCTGGCCAAGATGCATCCCTCATCGGCCGAGTATACCGTCTCTTCCACTTACCTGGATTGGCTCACCGAGTTGCCCTGGAACACGAGCACCGTAGACAATCTGGATATCAAAAAGGCGCGCAAGGTGCTGGACGACGATCACTATGGCCTGGAAAAACCCAAGCGGCGCATCATCGAATATCTGGCGGTGCGCAAGCTCAAGCCGGACTCAAAGGGCCCGATTCTCTGCTTCGCCGGCCCCCCGGGCACAGGCAAGACCTCTCTGGGAGCATCCATAGCCAGAGCCCTGGGGCGCAAGTTTCATCGCATCTCCCTGGGCGGCGTGCGCGACGAGGCGGAAATCCGAGGGCATCGGCGCACCTATGTGGGCGCCCTGCCCGGGCGGATCATCCAAGGGTTGCGGCGCGTGGGTTCCAACAACCCCATCTTCATGCTCGATGAAATCGACAAGGTGGGCAGCGACTTTCGCGGCGATCCCTCTTCGGCACTGCTCGAGGTGCTCGATCCGGAACAGAATTTCTCCTTTTCGGATCATTACCTGGACGTGCCCTTCGATCTGTCCAAGGTGATGTTCATCTGCACGGCCAATGTGCTCGATACCATTCCTTCGGCCTTGCGCGACCGCATGGAGGTCATCCAGCTGGTCGGTTACACAGAGGATGAAAAGATCAACATCGCCCAGCGTTATCTGGTCCCGCGCCAGCGCAAGGAGAACGGGCTCAAAGCCAACCAGATCACCTTTGCCGTGGGGGCGATCCGCAACATCATCTCCGGATACACCCGGGAGGCGGGGCTGCGCAACCTCGAGCGCGAAATCGGCACGGTCTGCCGGGGCGTGGCCACGAAGGTGGCCGAGGACAGCATCAAGAAAGCATCGATCAAGGCGTCGGATCTGGCCGAATACCTCGGGCCGGTAAAATTCACCTCCGAGGTCAAGGCACGCATGAGTACCCCCGGCGTGGCCATGGGGCTGGCCTGGACGCCGGTCGGCGGCGACCTGCTCTTTATCGAGGCTACGGCCATGAAAGGCAAGAAGGGCCTCACGCTGACCGGCCAGTTGGGGGATGTCATGAAAGAGTCGGCCACGGCCGCACTGAGCTTCATCCGTTCCCGTGCCAAGGAGCTGAAGATCGACGATGATTTTTTCGACAGCCATGACATCCACATCCATGTGCCGGCCGGTGCGATTCCCAAGGACGGCCCCTCGGCCGGCGTCACCATGCTGACGGCCCTGGTCTCTCTGCTGACCAACAGGAAGATCCGCAAGGACCTGGCCATGACCGGGGAGATCACCTTGCGCGGCCAGGTGCTGCAGGTGGGCGGCATCAAGGAAAAGGTGCTGGCCGCGCACCGCGCGGGCATCAAGACGATCATCATGTGCAAGGAGAACGAGAAAGACCTGATCGATATACCGGAGAAGGTGAAAAACGACATCACCTTCCATTTTGTGTCGAAAATGATGGATGTGCTGAAGATCGCTTTGGAAGAATGA
- a CDS encoding Hsp20/alpha crystallin family protein: MDYVKIRFGDEFNRIGSQLERTLQDIFRTRSVGPMFACKDCGWVPQVDIYETGKEVFIWAELAGVEKEDLEVEVNSKAVRISGRRKELTKPADGAYRLAEIRYGKFERILHLPSPVDTEVVSSHFSNGFLNVRMLKLQTNKTHKIPISDG; the protein is encoded by the coding sequence ATGGACTATGTCAAAATCCGATTTGGTGATGAGTTCAACCGCATCGGGTCACAGCTTGAAAGGACGTTGCAGGATATCTTCAGGACCCGCTCGGTGGGTCCCATGTTCGCCTGCAAAGACTGTGGTTGGGTACCCCAGGTGGATATCTACGAAACCGGTAAAGAGGTCTTTATCTGGGCGGAATTGGCCGGTGTGGAAAAAGAGGACCTCGAGGTGGAAGTGAACAGCAAGGCGGTGCGCATCTCGGGTCGGCGCAAGGAGTTGACCAAACCGGCCGACGGGGCCTATCGCCTCGCCGAAATTCGTTATGGAAAATTCGAACGCATCCTGCACCTGCCTTCCCCGGTGGATACCGAAGTCGTTTCTTCGCATTTCTCCAACGGTTTTTTGAACGTGCGCATGCTCAAGCTTCAAACGAACAAGACGCATAAGATTCCGATCAGCGATGGATGA
- a CDS encoding Hsp20/alpha crystallin family protein, which produces MTVIRWDPFRNMSALQDRINRLFEDAFPQKTDQEDLSVCAWRPLVDIFETDDGVAIQVDLPGVKKDDVTVEVKNNLLTIQGLRQVEPTVSEEKYYRRERTCGTFLRSFNLRYPVAPENIKASFKSGVLTIHIPKPEEEKSKKINVSID; this is translated from the coding sequence ATGACGGTGATACGGTGGGATCCTTTCAGAAACATGTCCGCATTACAAGATCGCATCAATCGGCTTTTCGAGGATGCCTTTCCCCAAAAGACCGATCAGGAAGACCTGTCGGTCTGCGCCTGGCGGCCATTGGTGGATATTTTTGAAACCGACGATGGCGTTGCGATCCAGGTGGACCTGCCGGGCGTCAAAAAAGACGATGTGACCGTGGAGGTCAAGAACAACCTGCTCACCATCCAAGGCCTGAGGCAGGTCGAACCCACCGTCAGCGAGGAAAAATATTATCGCCGTGAAAGGACGTGCGGCACCTTCCTTCGTTCTTTCAACTTGCGCTATCCGGTCGCGCCGGAGAACATCAAGGCGTCGTTCAAAAGCGGTGTGCTGACCATTCACATCCCCAAGCCCGAAGAAGAAAAATCAAAGAAAATCAACGTCAGTATCGATTAA
- a CDS encoding MFS transporter, translating into MEKHANGRGILASQYFLYFGTMGMHLPFFNLYCYQLGFSGFQIGTLSGMRSVTLIVFSLFWSVLADRLHARRRIYIGCNFISAAAWGLFLMTTDFWWMLAITVLYGIFYAPLIAFLEAFAMEVLGRNKQRYGRMRMWGSIAFIIIVLILGRIIDEYGVKIILALILAGSWLQALVALGFPKTRAERPHPGGGNWRHLLNHQVGVFLACAFLMLLSHGAYYNFFSIHLAELNYDSFFIGVAWAVAVAAEILAMLFSERLFRRFRYETVLLVSFAAAVIRWFGLWEAESMVAILALQLLHAVTYGAFHMASVLHIDSLAPDDAKTLGQAVNNAVTYGLGLMAGFFLSGALYKTLGAQGLFALSGVAALVGGLIFAAYERFRSRHPDGGELKIPDSRRS; encoded by the coding sequence ATGGAAAAACACGCAAACGGCCGCGGCATACTGGCCTCTCAATACTTTTTATACTTCGGCACCATGGGCATGCACCTGCCCTTTTTCAATCTCTATTGTTACCAGCTCGGTTTCAGCGGCTTTCAAATCGGAACCCTTTCGGGCATGCGATCGGTGACCTTGATCGTCTTCTCGCTCTTCTGGAGCGTTCTGGCCGACCGCCTCCACGCCCGGCGCCGGATCTACATCGGGTGCAACTTCATCAGCGCCGCCGCCTGGGGTCTCTTTCTCATGACCACCGATTTCTGGTGGATGCTGGCCATCACGGTCCTCTACGGGATCTTCTACGCCCCCCTCATCGCCTTCCTCGAAGCGTTCGCCATGGAGGTGCTGGGCCGCAACAAGCAGCGTTACGGCCGAATGCGAATGTGGGGATCGATCGCCTTCATCATCATCGTCCTGATCCTCGGCAGGATCATCGACGAATATGGCGTCAAAATCATTCTCGCCTTGATCCTGGCCGGCTCCTGGCTGCAAGCCCTGGTCGCCCTGGGATTTCCGAAAACCAGGGCGGAGCGCCCGCACCCCGGGGGAGGCAACTGGCGTCACCTGCTCAACCATCAGGTGGGCGTTTTTCTGGCATGCGCCTTTTTGATGCTGCTCAGCCACGGGGCATACTACAATTTTTTCTCCATCCACCTGGCCGAATTGAATTACGACAGCTTCTTCATCGGCGTGGCCTGGGCGGTCGCGGTGGCCGCCGAGATTCTGGCCATGCTATTCTCCGAACGCCTTTTCAGACGGTTTCGCTACGAAACGGTGCTGCTCGTCTCTTTCGCCGCGGCGGTCATCCGCTGGTTCGGGTTGTGGGAAGCCGAATCCATGGTCGCCATTCTGGCCCTGCAACTGCTCCATGCCGTCACCTACGGCGCCTTTCACATGGCCAGCGTGCTGCATATCGACTCGCTCGCGCCCGATGATGCGAAGACGTTGGGCCAGGCGGTCAACAATGCCGTCACTTACGGCCTCGGCCTGATGGCGGGATTCTTTCTCAGTGGGGCCTTGTACAAGACCCTCGGCGCCCAGGGCCTCTTTGCGCTCAGCGGGGTGGCCGCTCTGGTGGGTGGTTTGATTTTCGCAGCGTACGAAAGGTTCCGAAGCCGTCATCCCGATGGAGGAGAGCTTAAGATTCCGGACAGCCGCCGGTCATGA
- a CDS encoding acyltransferase, with protein sequence MRKDYRPYALKKGWLKFQKFYTHHFLEPQFNSLGKGFAFLGPWHVQLFGGPIDVGAYSTFIATADRKVRLSVWPESYDKQGHIRIGDYVLICPGVRISAAQEIIIEDNCMLASGAYLTDSDWHGIYDRVTVGPAQPVRLCRNVWIGDSAIVCKGVTIGENSIVGAGAIVVSSIPPNSVAAGNPARVVKTLDPNETFKTRQDWYADPARLAREFVKWEQAVLKGNTFFGWLRHLVFPRRDG encoded by the coding sequence GTGCGTAAAGATTATCGACCATATGCCCTGAAAAAGGGGTGGTTGAAGTTTCAGAAATTCTACACCCACCATTTTCTGGAACCTCAATTCAATTCGCTGGGCAAGGGATTCGCTTTTCTCGGACCGTGGCATGTGCAGCTGTTCGGCGGGCCGATTGACGTGGGGGCCTATTCGACCTTCATCGCTACGGCCGATCGAAAGGTGCGGCTGTCGGTCTGGCCGGAAAGCTACGACAAACAGGGGCACATCCGCATCGGCGATTATGTGCTGATCTGCCCGGGCGTGCGGATCAGTGCCGCCCAGGAGATCATCATCGAGGACAACTGCATGCTGGCCAGCGGCGCCTATCTGACGGACAGCGACTGGCACGGCATCTATGACCGCGTCACGGTGGGTCCAGCCCAGCCGGTGCGGTTGTGCAGGAACGTCTGGATCGGCGACAGCGCCATCGTCTGCAAGGGCGTGACGATCGGCGAAAACAGCATCGTCGGGGCCGGCGCCATCGTGGTTTCCTCCATCCCCCCCAACAGCGTGGCGGCGGGCAATCCGGCCCGGGTGGTCAAAACACTCGACCCAAACGAAACGTTCAAAACACGCCAGGACTGGTACGCCGATCCGGCCCGGCTGGCACGCGAGTTTGTCAAATGGGAGCAGGCCGTTCTCAAAGGCAACACCTTTTTCGGCTGGCTGCGACACCTGGTGTTCCCCCGGCGGGATGGATGA
- a CDS encoding phenyltransferase domain-containing protein has product MTPRFHNVAEQRDLAVDLSAPLDLILQLQQPDGAIPWSIGDKVDPWDHVESAMGLTICGALDASRRAFDWLRNTQMPDGSWYAAYTNGRPSDRTRETNHAAYVAVGVYHYYLCTADLDFVRRMWPTVRRAIDFVLHYQMPSGEIYWAISPEGRVDRMALVTGCSSICFSLKSALALARLVDVDQPRWRKALALLLQCLKEKPHRFNTTKARFSMDWFYPILSGVVTGPAAQQRVDKYWKKFVVQDLGVRCVSDRPWVTIAETCELVLALEAMGNHQQADILFRWICDHTFDDGTFWCGFTFPDMVIWPEEKISWTNAVVIMAADALYRLTPGADIFSHDHWRDMDV; this is encoded by the coding sequence GTGACACCACGCTTTCACAACGTTGCCGAACAGCGGGACCTGGCCGTCGATCTCTCCGCCCCCCTGGATCTCATCCTGCAGCTGCAGCAACCCGATGGCGCCATTCCATGGTCGATCGGAGACAAAGTCGATCCCTGGGATCACGTGGAATCGGCCATGGGGCTGACCATCTGCGGCGCCCTGGACGCCTCGCGCCGGGCCTTCGATTGGCTGCGCAACACTCAGATGCCCGATGGGAGCTGGTACGCCGCCTACACCAACGGCCGGCCCTCGGATCGCACCCGCGAGACGAACCATGCCGCGTATGTCGCGGTGGGTGTCTACCATTACTATCTGTGCACCGCGGACCTCGACTTCGTGCGCCGGATGTGGCCCACGGTCCGACGGGCCATCGACTTCGTGCTGCACTACCAGATGCCTTCCGGCGAGATCTATTGGGCGATCAGCCCCGAGGGACGGGTCGATCGCATGGCGCTGGTCACCGGATGCAGTTCTATTTGCTTCAGCCTCAAATCAGCGCTGGCCCTGGCCCGCCTGGTGGATGTCGATCAACCCCGGTGGCGTAAGGCCCTCGCTTTACTTCTCCAGTGCCTGAAGGAAAAGCCCCATCGATTCAACACCACCAAGGCCCGGTTTTCCATGGACTGGTTCTATCCAATTCTCAGCGGTGTGGTGACCGGTCCGGCTGCCCAGCAGCGCGTCGACAAATACTGGAAGAAGTTCGTGGTCCAGGATTTAGGGGTGCGTTGCGTCTCCGACCGTCCCTGGGTGACCATCGCCGAAACCTGTGAACTGGTGTTGGCCCTCGAGGCCATGGGCAATCATCAACAGGCCGACATCCTGTTCCGCTGGATTTGCGACCACACCTTCGACGACGGCACCTTCTGGTGCGGGTTCACCTTCCCCGACATGGTGATATGGCCCGAAGAGAAGATCTCCTGGACCAATGCGGTGGTCATCATGGCCGCGGACGCACTGTATCGTTTGACCCCCGGTGCAGACATCTTCTCTCATGACCACTGGCGCGATATGGATGTTTAG
- a CDS encoding AAA family ATPase translates to MIVEELTRRIEAQHALIHQIRNEIGKVLIGQQALIEGLLIGLFTKGHILIEGVPGLAKTSAVKALADTVQADFKRIQFTPDLLPADLIGTEVYRPKTGDFVIKKGPLFNNIILADEINRAPSKVQSALLEAMQERQVTIGETTFKLADPFLVLATQNPIEQEGTYPLPEAQVDRFMLKLLIDYPNPAEEKQIMQRVGFESPAQVSAVLTPDQIEGIRQLILAVYMDDKLRDYIVALVFATRRPERLGIDIQSYIQYGASPRATIFLSMAARAYAFLHGRAYVTPQDVKTIAPSVLRHRIIPTYEAEAEDITTDQIIARIFEAVPVP, encoded by the coding sequence ATGATCGTGGAAGAGTTGACCCGCCGCATCGAAGCGCAACATGCCTTGATCCATCAGATCCGCAATGAAATCGGCAAGGTCCTCATCGGCCAGCAGGCCTTGATCGAAGGTCTGCTGATCGGTCTGTTCACCAAGGGGCACATCCTCATCGAAGGGGTGCCCGGGTTGGCCAAGACCAGCGCGGTCAAGGCCCTGGCCGATACGGTGCAGGCAGATTTCAAGCGCATCCAGTTCACCCCGGACCTGCTGCCGGCCGACCTGATCGGCACCGAGGTCTATCGCCCCAAAACCGGCGATTTCGTGATAAAAAAGGGCCCGTTGTTCAATAACATCATCCTGGCCGACGAAATCAACCGCGCGCCGTCCAAGGTGCAATCGGCGCTGCTCGAAGCCATGCAGGAGCGCCAGGTGACCATCGGGGAGACCACCTTCAAGCTGGCCGATCCGTTCCTCGTGCTGGCCACTCAAAATCCCATCGAACAGGAGGGCACCTATCCCCTGCCCGAGGCCCAGGTGGACCGGTTCATGCTCAAGCTGCTCATCGACTACCCGAACCCGGCCGAGGAGAAACAGATCATGCAGCGGGTGGGCTTCGAATCGCCGGCTCAGGTATCGGCCGTGCTCACGCCCGACCAGATCGAGGGCATCCGCCAATTGATTCTTGCCGTTTACATGGATGACAAACTGCGCGACTACATCGTGGCCCTGGTATTTGCCACCCGCCGACCCGAACGGCTCGGCATCGATATCCAGTCCTATATCCAGTACGGCGCCTCTCCGCGGGCCACCATTTTCCTCAGCATGGCCGCCCGCGCCTACGCCTTTCTGCACGGCCGCGCCTATGTCACCCCCCAGGATGTCAAAACCATCGCCCCGTCGGTGCTCCGGCACCGCATCATACCGACCTACGAGGCCGAAGCCGAGGACATCACCACCGACCAGATCATCGCCCGCATCTTCGAGGCCGTGCCGGTACCGTAA